One Malus sylvestris chromosome 14, drMalSylv7.2, whole genome shotgun sequence DNA segment encodes these proteins:
- the LOC126600754 gene encoding protein CANDIDATE G-PROTEIN COUPLED RECEPTOR 7-like translates to MSFAPRQFPLFLLFSLLAFFSLCSAEIRFSSIRSDWRPIIPFDEFGFTHKGLLELNVSKIVLSDLPQPDPDLSKVGFFLCTGDSWIHVFQQLEEGEIRCALDSTLVKPVYTFKSLNGEDRFSTVFSETDADQYTLLFANCLQPLKVSMDVKSAAYNLEGRKNDRRDYLSAGKTILPSVYFLFSLVYASLAGLWVFVLYEKRLTVFRIHFFMLAVVILKAFNLLCEAEDKSYIKRTGSAHGWDVLFYIFSFLKGVTLFTLIVLIGTGWSFLKPFLQDKEKKVLMIVIPLQVIANIAQVVIDETGPFGYDWVNWKQVFLLVDVVCCCAVLFPIVWSIKNLREAARTDGKAAVNLMKLTLFRQYYIVVICYIYFTRVVVYALETITSYRYLWTSVVAAELATLAFYVFTGYKFKPEAHNPYFVIDDEEEEAAAEQLKLEDEFEL, encoded by the coding sequence ATGTCGTTCGCCCCTCGCCAATTCCcactcttcctcctcttctctctcctcgccttcttctctctctgctCCGCCGAGATCCGATTCTCCTCGATCCGGTCCGACTGGCGCCCAATCATCCCCTTCGACGAGTTCGGCTTCACCCACAAGGGCCTCCTGGAGCtcaatgtctccaaaatcgtcCTCTCGGATCTTCCCCAACCGGATCCGGACCTCTCCAAAGTCGGATTCTTCCTCTGCACCGGCGACTCCTGGATCCACGTCTTCCAGCAGCTCGAGGAGGGTGAAATCCGCTGTGCCCTCGATTCGACCCTCGTCAAGCCCGTCTACACCTTCAAATCCCTCAACGGCGAAGATCGATTCTCCACCGTCTTCTCCGAGACCGACGCCGATCAGTACACCCTCCTCTTCGCCAACTGTCTCCAGCCGCTCAAGGTCTCCATGGACGTCAAATCGGCGGCGTACAACCTCGAGGGGAGGAAGAACGACCGCCGCGATTACCTCTCAGCCGGTAAAACCATTCTCCCCAGCGTTTACTTTCTGTTCTCTTTAGTCTACGCCTCTCTCGCCGGACTTTGGGTTTTCGTGCTTTACGAAAAACGACTTACCGTTTTTAGAATCCATTTCTTTATGCTCGCTGTCGTAATTCTCAAGGCCTTTAACTTGCTCTGTGAGGCGGAGGACAAGTCGTATATCAAGCGCACCGGTAGCGCTCACGGCTGGGATGTATTGTTCTATATATTCAGCTTCTTAAAGGGTGTCACATTGTTTACTTTGATTGTTTTGATCGGAACCGGGTGGTCGTTTTTGAAACCCTTtttgcaagataaggagaagaaGGTGTTGATGATTGTGATTCCGCTTCAGGTGATAGCTAACATTGCGCAGGTTGTGATTGACGAGACCGGGCCTTTCGGGTATGATTGGGTTAATTGGAAGCAGGTGTTTCTGCTTGTCGATGTTGTTTGCTGCTGCGCAGTGTTGTTCCCGATTGTGTGGTCTATTAAAAACTTGAGAGAGGCGGCCAGGACCGATGGGAAGGCTGCGGTGAATTTGATGAAGTTGACTCTGTTCAGGCAGTATTACATTGTGGTTATATGCTACATTTACTTTACAAGAGTTGTGGTTTATGCATTGGAGACCATCACGTCGTACCGGTACCTTTGGACCAGTGTGGTGGCTGCGGAGTTGGCCACGCTTGCTTTCTATGTGTTTACGGGGTACAAGTTCAAGCCAGAGGCGCACAATCCATACTTTGTGATCGATGACGAGGAGGAAGAGGCTGCAGCTGAGCAGCTGAAGCTTGAGGATGAGTTTGAATTGTGA
- the LOC126600759 gene encoding protein BRANCHLESS TRICHOME-like has translation MFMMMGTSTTTPPSPENIRNIETTTSTFPTWKLYENPSYNSQKLHQNPLPRQQNQQQQCRNFSNKQQEVHHCLHLPISARKLAASFWDLTFFEPAMESEMDYTRAQITEMKAKLKYERKARKKVEISNKMLAKELGEERRLRKAIERVCEELAGEISFGKSEIIRIRKEIEEERKMLRMVEMLREERLQMKLTEARLLFEEKVLELEGCKQMLSAAENSHFKIKHKSEDANVASFNNSSEKSGAFSGDRNNDSVSSFSTATSREVLLGEKAAFSENSGGFSSMAVQKRSSPEPENPHIKRGIKGFVEFPRVVRAIGSKSRHWGTKLECQKAQLRILMKQKSPIRSNSFIIS, from the coding sequence ATGTTCATGATGATGGGCACCAGTACTACTACTCCTCCTAGCCCAGAAAATATCAGAAATATTGAAACCACCACCTCCACTTTCCCAACCTGGAAACTTTACGAAAACCCTTCTtataattctcaaaaacttcatcaaaatcCACTCCCACGACAACAAAACCAGCAGCAGCAGTGCCGAAACTTTAGCAACAAGCAACAAGAAGTCCACCACTGCCTGCACCTCCCCATCTCCGCCCGCAAGCTCGCCGCTTCCTTCTGGGATCTCACCTTCTTCGAGCCGGCAATGGAGTCCGAGATGGATTACACGCGAGCCCAGATCACCGAAATGAAAGCGAAGCTCAAATACGAGCGAAAAGCGCGCAAGAAGGTGGAGATTTCAAACAAGATGCTGGCAAAAGAGTTGGGGGAGGAGAGAAGGTTGAGAAAAGCGATAGAGAGGGTTTGCGAGGAGCTTGCCGGAGAGATTTCTTTCGGGAAGTCGGAGATCATTAGGATCAGGAAAGAGATCGAGGAGGAGAGGAAAATGCTTCGAATGGTGGAGATGCTGAGAGAGGAGAGGCTTCAGATGAAGCTCACCGAGGCGAGGCTTCTGTTCGAAGAGAAGGTGTTAGAACTGGAGGGGTGTAAACAAATGCTGAGCGCTGCAGAGAACTCACATTTCAAGATCAAACACAAGAGTGAGGACGCTAATGTTGCTAGTTTTAACAATTCGAGTGAAAAGTCTGGTGCTTTTAGCGGTGATCGAAACAATGACTCTGTTTCCAGTTTTTCTACTGCAACTTCAAGGGAAGTGCTTTTGGGTGAGAAAGCAGCTTTTAGTGAAAACAGTGGAGGTTTTTCATCAATGGCAGTTCAGAAAAGATCCTCACCAGAACCAGAAAATCCTCACATAAAGAGAGGGATCAAAGGATTTGTTGAATTCCCAAGAGTTGTCAGAGCAATTGGATCAAAAAGTAGGCATTGGGGTACAAAGCTGGAATGCCAAAAAGCTCAGCTCAGAATTCTGATGAAGCAAAAGAGCCCCATTAGATCCAATAGTTTCATTATTAGTTGA